GTTGTTGCTTACGCAGCAGGTGCTCGTCAAGGTACTCGTGCTCAGAAGACACGTTCTGAAGTAAGCGGTGGTGGTAAAAAACCATGGTCTCAAAAAGGTACTGGCCGTGCACGTGCTGGTACAATTCGTAGCCCAATTTGGCGTTCAGGTGGCGTTAGCTTCGCAGCTAAACCACAAGATCACAGCCAAAAAGTAAACCGTAAAATGTACCGCGGTGCGATCAAAAGCATCTTATCTGAATTAGTTCGTCAAGAGCGTTTAATCGTTGTTGAGCAGTTTGGTCTTGAAGCACCAAAAACTAAAGAACTAGTTTCTAAGCTTAAAGAACTTGAGCTTAAAGATGTTCTAATCGTGACTGAAGAAGTAGATGAGAATCTTTTCTTATCGGCACGTAACCTATACAAGGTTGACACGCGTGATGTAGCTGGTATCGATCCTGTAAGCCTAATCGCTTTCGATAAGGTACTTATTACAGCTGCTGCTGTTAAGCAACTTGAGGAGGCGCTAGCATGATCCGTGAAGAACGTCTTTTAAAAGTGATCCTTGCTCCACACATCTCTGAGAAAAGCACTATCGCTGCTGAAGAGAACAACACGATTGTTTTCAAAGTAGCTTCTGATGCAACTAAAGCTGAAATCAAAGCTGCAGCAGAAAAGCTTTTTGAAGTAGAAGTAACTGGTGTTCGCACACTAAACGTTAAGGGTAAAACAAAACGTACTGGCATGCGTTTCGGTCGTCGTTCAGACTGGAAGAAAGCTTACGTTACTCTTAAAGAAGGTAGCGAGCTAGACTTTGTCGGCGGCGCCGAGTAATAAGGGGAGTTAGAATTATGGCACTTCAAAAGTGTAAACCAACTTCTGCGGGTCGTCGTCACCTGGTTAAAGTGGTTAACCCAGATCTACATAAGGGTAAACCTTACGCACCACTACTAGAGAAAAACTCTAAGTCTGGTGGTCGTAATAACAAAGGTCGTATCACGGTTCGTCATATCGGTGGTGGTCATAAGCATCATTACCGTGTAATCGACTTTAAACGCACTAAAGATGGCATTCCAGCTGTTGTTGAGCGTCTAGA
Above is a window of Pseudoalteromonas shioyasakiensis DNA encoding:
- the rplD gene encoding 50S ribosomal protein L4 translates to MELAIKDASGALEVSEATFGREFNEALVHQVVVAYAAGARQGTRAQKTRSEVSGGGKKPWSQKGTGRARAGTIRSPIWRSGGVSFAAKPQDHSQKVNRKMYRGAIKSILSELVRQERLIVVEQFGLEAPKTKELVSKLKELELKDVLIVTEEVDENLFLSARNLYKVDTRDVAGIDPVSLIAFDKVLITAAAVKQLEEALA
- the rplW gene encoding 50S ribosomal protein L23, with translation MIREERLLKVILAPHISEKSTIAAEENNTIVFKVASDATKAEIKAAAEKLFEVEVTGVRTLNVKGKTKRTGMRFGRRSDWKKAYVTLKEGSELDFVGGAE